Proteins encoded together in one Fibrobacter sp. UWR2 window:
- a CDS encoding patatin-like phospholipase family protein, with protein MFLVRFALTSPSRLFFLAAVLAAFSVLHAEPAQENALDMLQSLSAVPDSAVVQDSVQAPSDSVVQSPSALDSAVASVSLPSTKKSVLYLGGGENSLWFHLGVLYAIETYSVPVDSVVGTSWGAYIGSLWARGVSPDDIQRILLNSDMDAVLAADGDKPVDDSRFAVPVSETGVPSLRQRFSIHVDSSGSLHRRLKKLSPDTASIESSLAFLRLQESLLRHKEKFRIPFSVLGCDGVVGSSYENVMSNIPVSNAPSGERASGELCPNLALPAEDSPDELAIIVVSDPLRGEYRGPAWKRVIREGVLKHLGSQPGLIVRPHTVADSSRNGWIQAGFSALESKVSQMTSLGKRDVDYVSGRVPSVPWFKFKPTYDSLPSESHNPVKSYWNASDTGLVAPANFAYGLSQFPSCDSVSFNMLHDGDVLVDANIEPTFDIAAGGFGSNVLGPNAYAELSFYYIDQMEIALTLAGFYGGNSFGFTPRLSIDRLWSKNWGLAVAFDWMHLRPLKSYMDEIPAYLRIYEEQKSDISISLYYKLDAHLNVSAEFLFADRTYEVEGRIYQKDAYDVYPASQKVRAEFLSGDGDPWFSRDGVSAHMELGLTSIGFDFGFDEIIPTFITMYADVQYSLSPKPFVALTASAAFAMDRYHKDGFGYVYPESFEISALDNAIRPRVRATPWRTEWIDADLSSHQYGLLRLSGGLHYHGTGLWLFSAYMHDFEENPASQLGKHKFVFEPALRLSYKSINVYAGLSRIVDDDTFGDLKKFSDYDFFIRVGNYDLF; from the coding sequence ATGTTTCTAGTACGGTTCGCTTTGACTAGCCCTTCGCGCTTGTTCTTTTTGGCTGCCGTCCTGGCGGCCTTTTCGGTGTTGCATGCGGAGCCTGCGCAGGAAAATGCCTTGGACATGTTGCAGAGTCTTTCTGCCGTGCCGGATTCTGCTGTCGTCCAGGATTCTGTGCAAGCCCCTTCCGATAGTGTCGTGCAGTCCCCTTCCGCACTTGATTCTGCTGTAGCTTCGGTTTCGTTGCCGTCTACGAAAAAGTCGGTGCTGTATCTTGGCGGCGGCGAGAATTCCCTGTGGTTCCATCTGGGTGTCCTCTATGCCATCGAGACGTATTCCGTACCCGTCGATTCTGTCGTCGGAACATCGTGGGGAGCCTACATCGGTTCGCTGTGGGCGAGGGGCGTTTCTCCCGACGATATCCAGCGTATCCTTCTCAATTCCGATATGGATGCGGTACTGGCCGCTGACGGGGATAAACCCGTGGATGATTCCCGCTTTGCGGTTCCGGTTTCGGAGACAGGTGTCCCGAGCCTTCGCCAGCGCTTTTCTATCCACGTGGATTCCTCGGGCTCGCTGCACCGTCGTCTAAAGAAGCTTTCTCCGGATACGGCATCCATAGAATCGTCCCTTGCGTTCTTGCGTCTGCAGGAATCGCTCTTGCGCCACAAGGAAAAATTCCGCATTCCCTTCTCGGTTCTAGGCTGCGATGGCGTGGTAGGCAGTTCCTACGAAAACGTCATGTCGAACATTCCCGTTTCGAACGCTCCTTCGGGGGAGCGTGCCTCGGGTGAACTCTGCCCGAACCTTGCGCTTCCTGCCGAAGATTCTCCGGACGAACTTGCCATCATCGTAGTCTCTGATCCGCTGCGCGGCGAATACCGCGGGCCTGCATGGAAACGCGTCATTCGGGAAGGGGTCCTCAAACATCTCGGGTCTCAACCCGGCCTTATTGTGCGCCCGCATACGGTTGCGGACTCTTCGCGTAACGGTTGGATACAGGCCGGCTTCTCGGCGCTGGAATCGAAGGTCTCGCAGATGACGTCCCTTGGCAAGCGCGATGTTGACTACGTGTCGGGCCGCGTGCCTTCTGTTCCTTGGTTCAAGTTCAAGCCGACATATGACAGCCTCCCTTCGGAATCCCACAATCCGGTAAAGTCCTACTGGAACGCCTCCGATACGGGGCTGGTTGCTCCCGCCAATTTTGCTTACGGCCTGTCGCAGTTCCCTTCGTGCGATTCGGTCTCGTTCAACATGCTCCACGATGGCGACGTGCTCGTGGACGCAAATATCGAACCGACATTCGATATCGCCGCGGGTGGCTTCGGCTCGAATGTGCTGGGCCCGAACGCCTATGCCGAACTCTCGTTCTACTATATCGACCAAATGGAGATCGCGCTGACGCTTGCGGGCTTTTACGGCGGGAACTCTTTCGGCTTCACTCCGCGCCTTTCGATTGACCGACTCTGGAGCAAGAATTGGGGACTTGCCGTTGCCTTCGACTGGATGCACCTGCGTCCGCTGAAATCGTATATGGATGAGATCCCTGCCTACCTGCGAATTTACGAGGAACAGAAGAGCGATATCTCTATCTCGCTCTACTACAAGCTGGACGCTCACCTGAATGTCTCTGCGGAATTCCTCTTTGCCGACAGGACATACGAGGTGGAGGGCCGCATCTACCAGAAAGACGCGTACGACGTGTATCCCGCATCGCAGAAGGTGCGAGCCGAATTCCTCTCGGGTGATGGCGATCCGTGGTTCTCCCGTGATGGCGTCTCTGCGCACATGGAACTCGGGCTTACCTCCATCGGGTTCGATTTCGGCTTCGATGAAATCATCCCGACGTTCATAACGATGTATGCCGACGTGCAGTATTCGCTTTCGCCGAAACCGTTTGTCGCGTTGACCGCCTCTGCCGCGTTCGCGATGGACAGGTACCACAAGGACGGATTCGGCTATGTGTACCCGGAATCCTTCGAGATATCTGCACTCGACAATGCGATTCGCCCGAGAGTCCGGGCGACCCCGTGGCGCACGGAATGGATCGATGCGGATTTGTCGTCACACCAGTACGGCCTGCTGCGCCTTTCGGGTGGGCTGCACTACCATGGGACCGGCCTGTGGCTCTTCTCGGCCTACATGCACGATTTCGAGGAAAACCCGGCTTCGCAACTGGGTAAGCACAAGTTCGTGTTCGAACCTGCGCTCCGGCTGTCCTATAAGTCCATCAATGTCTATGCTGGGCTATCGCGCATAGTGGACGACGATACTTTCGGTGACCTCAAGAAGTTCAGTGATTACGACTTCTTTATCCGCGTCGGCAACTACGACCTGTTTTAG
- the rimO gene encoding 30S ribosomal protein S12 methylthiotransferase RimO, which translates to MPTKKPKVFVVHLGCAKNQVDAENLVGEMLHAGFATCDSAAKADYILVNTCGFIEAAKEESINAILAQINGKKPKQKLIVSGCLSGRYGDELIKELPEVDYWVGTYKPGELLKKMGIVAPQTCDAENLPRMNLGGFKHHAYLKIAEGCNRRCAYCAIPLIRGKQVSRSIDEIVEEAKGLEAQGVKEITLIAQDTTYFGREKGKKGGTLAQLLKAILDNTNIPWIRTLYWYPMFVDDELLDLMASEPRLVKYVDMPIQHASDNVLKNMKRNYRKKELVDILHKIRERIPGVTLRTTVLVGFPGETHEDFEELMELLEDIQFDHLGGFVFSPEEGTPVMEMNLPAVDESEARARLDAVTGLQEELDAERAEAMIGKKVRVIIDQIAEESEYHFYGRTEGNSMENDDIVKVLEGDADVGEFYDALVVDAEPHELIVKIVD; encoded by the coding sequence ATGCCCACAAAAAAGCCCAAAGTTTTTGTTGTCCACTTAGGATGCGCCAAGAACCAGGTCGACGCGGAGAACCTCGTCGGCGAAATGCTGCACGCAGGCTTTGCGACTTGCGACAGCGCTGCCAAGGCGGACTACATCCTGGTGAACACCTGCGGGTTCATCGAGGCCGCGAAGGAAGAATCCATCAACGCGATTCTCGCACAAATTAACGGCAAGAAGCCCAAGCAGAAACTGATCGTCTCCGGTTGCCTCTCGGGCCGCTATGGTGACGAGCTTATCAAGGAACTGCCCGAGGTGGACTACTGGGTAGGCACGTACAAGCCGGGCGAACTTCTGAAGAAGATGGGAATCGTCGCACCGCAGACCTGCGATGCGGAGAACCTCCCGCGCATGAACCTCGGCGGGTTCAAGCATCACGCCTACCTGAAGATTGCGGAAGGATGCAACCGGCGCTGCGCCTACTGCGCGATTCCACTCATCCGTGGCAAGCAGGTGTCGCGCAGCATCGACGAAATCGTCGAGGAGGCCAAGGGCCTCGAGGCGCAGGGCGTGAAGGAAATTACCCTCATCGCGCAGGACACGACCTACTTCGGGCGCGAGAAGGGCAAGAAGGGCGGCACGCTTGCACAACTTCTGAAGGCGATTCTCGACAACACGAACATCCCGTGGATACGCACGCTCTACTGGTACCCGATGTTCGTGGACGACGAACTTTTAGACCTGATGGCAAGTGAACCGCGCCTCGTGAAGTACGTGGACATGCCTATCCAGCACGCAAGCGACAACGTGCTCAAGAACATGAAGCGCAACTACCGCAAAAAAGAACTTGTCGACATCCTGCACAAGATTCGCGAACGCATTCCAGGAGTTACACTGCGCACGACCGTGCTTGTCGGGTTCCCCGGCGAGACGCACGAAGATTTCGAAGAACTGATGGAACTTTTAGAAGACATCCAGTTCGACCACCTGGGCGGATTCGTGTTCAGCCCCGAAGAGGGCACGCCCGTGATGGAGATGAACCTGCCAGCCGTTGACGAGAGCGAAGCACGCGCAAGGCTTGACGCGGTGACAGGCCTGCAGGAAGAACTCGACGCGGAACGCGCCGAAGCGATGATCGGGAAAAAGGTCCGCGTTATCATCGACCAGATCGCCGAAGAAAGCGAATACCACTTCTACGGGCGCACCGAAGGCAACTCGATGGAGAACGACGACATCGTGAAGGTGCTGGAAGGCGACGCCGACGTGGGTGAATTCTACGATGCGCTGGTGGTGGACGCCGAACCGCACGAACTGATAGTCAAGATAGTCGACTAG
- a CDS encoding T9SS type A sorting domain-containing protein, with translation MAHKLVYSALAIGLAASVGIAKEVLLGDFNTVYTSRIGLGYYLHDWDKVTGTVGNENSSIYLLEVTDSIVKVDTTIVGDSIVTVESTVPVTRYVSIDSANAEEGANYGIGFFGRTNNIGITVLYPVGVVGACTEYTYEYKGAAHQFVLISDGDGNDDMHYTDKDKLIPASDTLTVAHVKPGDLKDRYGWGSNHLDASTVVRVRWNLETKFPGEYLYIDNLKCIRPDGYVIAFYSDELLVKTQILPEGEMPTYTGRTPAREQSENFAYYFKGWDRTFAAATADTSYHAVFDSSLIYKMEEGETVVIEDFENCKDGEECVNEWNGKFWLDGDAGNGGKFNVAYGAFADDSSNAAKLTYLLNQDSAETPFARAVMNVNDVSARDLSTCEVIKYDYKGAAHNFRVRSSYDVGGNYHMKSVAESEVWKTELVPVATQLKQQSGWGKAVNLMDAMKRVEAFDWDIQDESGKEGSLEIDNVRCVNLPVYNITFVDGENVIEELLVSEGDMPKCHLCDSYAKKIEPTVSHRYTFTGMFTPEVVAATEDVSYQVVWDSTLRAYTVTFLDGFDTLATAEWEYGSMPSYEGTPAKAVTAQYTYTFKAWDNEFVEVTGPAAYTALFDSTLNKYIVKFVVAGKADSAEYAYGTKADSLKVPETTKAATDKYTYTFKAWDKKLADVTGEATYTALFDSTVNKYLVKFVSEGKMLDSAYYEYGTKASDIKVPKASKKDTKDSTFTFEGWSAKIADVTKDVTYTAKFKAKKKESKSEAIAATAQNGFKFGFAANELTVVQPGFSMVRVQVFDMVGHLVETFDEQFDGSRIFSLAHLTQGAYMVRVVSRSQMRTARITVK, from the coding sequence ATGGCGCATAAACTCGTATACTCGGCCTTGGCCATAGGGCTTGCAGCCTCAGTCGGCATTGCAAAAGAAGTCCTGCTCGGCGATTTCAATACGGTGTACACGTCGAGAATAGGGTTAGGCTATTACCTCCATGACTGGGATAAGGTGACGGGTACGGTTGGTAACGAAAACAGTAGCATCTACCTGCTCGAAGTGACGGATAGCATCGTCAAAGTAGACACTACGATTGTAGGTGACAGCATTGTCACGGTGGAAAGCACGGTTCCTGTTACCAGATATGTCTCTATAGACTCCGCCAATGCTGAAGAAGGCGCAAATTACGGTATCGGCTTCTTTGGCCGCACGAACAATATCGGTATTACAGTACTCTACCCCGTAGGGGTCGTCGGTGCGTGTACGGAGTATACCTACGAATATAAGGGTGCCGCCCACCAGTTCGTGTTGATCTCCGACGGAGATGGCAACGACGACATGCACTATACCGATAAGGATAAGTTGATTCCGGCAAGCGATACACTTACCGTGGCCCACGTGAAACCGGGCGATTTGAAGGACCGTTATGGCTGGGGCTCCAACCACCTGGACGCAAGTACGGTTGTACGTGTCCGCTGGAATCTCGAGACCAAATTTCCGGGAGAATACCTCTACATCGACAACCTGAAGTGCATTAGGCCGGATGGATATGTCATTGCGTTCTATAGTGACGAACTGCTCGTGAAGACTCAGATTCTCCCCGAAGGGGAAATGCCTACGTATACCGGAAGAACCCCGGCAAGGGAACAAAGCGAGAACTTCGCCTACTACTTCAAGGGCTGGGATCGGACCTTTGCTGCAGCGACTGCAGATACATCATACCATGCCGTGTTCGACAGTTCCCTCATCTACAAGATGGAGGAAGGCGAAACCGTCGTTATTGAAGATTTTGAAAATTGCAAGGATGGTGAGGAATGTGTCAACGAGTGGAACGGCAAGTTCTGGCTTGACGGCGATGCGGGTAATGGCGGCAAGTTCAATGTTGCGTATGGCGCCTTTGCGGACGATTCGTCTAATGCAGCGAAGTTGACGTACCTGCTGAATCAGGATTCGGCTGAAACTCCGTTTGCACGTGCCGTGATGAATGTGAACGACGTGAGTGCCCGTGACCTTTCGACTTGCGAAGTCATCAAGTACGATTACAAGGGCGCTGCGCACAATTTCAGGGTTCGCTCCAGCTATGATGTTGGCGGCAACTATCACATGAAGAGCGTGGCGGAAAGTGAAGTGTGGAAGACCGAACTGGTTCCTGTCGCAACGCAGTTGAAGCAGCAGAGCGGCTGGGGGAAGGCGGTGAACCTCATGGATGCGATGAAGCGTGTTGAGGCGTTTGACTGGGATATCCAGGACGAAAGCGGAAAGGAAGGCTCGCTCGAAATAGACAACGTCCGTTGCGTGAATCTCCCGGTCTACAACATCACCTTTGTCGACGGTGAAAACGTAATTGAAGAACTGCTTGTTTCTGAAGGCGACATGCCGAAGTGCCATCTCTGCGATAGCTATGCGAAAAAGATAGAGCCTACTGTATCGCATCGCTATACCTTTACGGGTATGTTTACTCCGGAGGTTGTCGCTGCGACAGAAGATGTGTCTTACCAGGTGGTGTGGGATAGCACGCTCCGCGCGTACACGGTGACCTTCCTTGACGGCTTTGATACCCTGGCTACGGCGGAATGGGAATATGGCTCGATGCCCAGTTACGAAGGTACACCGGCCAAGGCTGTCACGGCCCAGTATACCTACACCTTCAAGGCCTGGGACAATGAATTCGTCGAGGTGACGGGACCTGCAGCGTACACGGCTCTGTTCGATAGCACGTTGAACAAGTACATTGTGAAGTTTGTTGTTGCTGGCAAGGCTGACTCTGCAGAGTACGCCTACGGCACGAAGGCCGATAGCCTAAAGGTTCCCGAAACCACGAAGGCCGCTACCGACAAGTACACCTACACGTTCAAGGCCTGGGACAAGAAGTTGGCCGACGTGACGGGAGAGGCGACTTACACGGCCTTGTTCGACAGCACGGTAAACAAGTATCTTGTAAAGTTTGTGTCCGAAGGCAAGATGTTGGATTCTGCCTACTATGAGTATGGCACCAAGGCCAGCGACATCAAGGTCCCGAAAGCGAGCAAGAAGGATACCAAGGACTCTACGTTTACTTTCGAAGGCTGGAGCGCCAAGATTGCCGACGTGACGAAGGATGTGACCTATACGGCCAAGTTCAAGGCGAAGAAGAAAGAGTCGAAGTCCGAGGCGATTGCCGCTACGGCGCAGAATGGTTTCAAGTTCGGGTTTGCAGCCAACGAACTCACGGTTGTGCAGCCGGGCTTCTCGATGGTTCGTGTGCAGGTGTTTGACATGGTTGGCCACCTGGTGGAAACCTTCGACGAACAGTTCGATGGCTCCAGGATCTTCAGTCTCGCTCACCTGACGCAGGGCGCCTACATGGTGCGGGTCGTAAGTCGTAGCCAGATGCGCACGGCGAGGATTACCGTGAAATAA
- a CDS encoding type IV pilus twitching motility protein PilT: MRNQYMAKVLVHNKVVSQDQIDAHWAEANDQVDIGLVLVRAGLLQQAMYEKVLAFVKNLEAKNAAAAPARPAAQPAAPAAAPVAPAKPAVQAKPAAPAPEPESEPALQIEGNNIYGESSSSNMVVEKVSGLETTSISSIGISTESDAEEADVENGELPSRFAIVSGEGSEVMAPETLLPTMNLKKVIAFARKFGATDIYLFADRQIMMRQSGAIFPATEQALDKTRVAELLAEAAEGFADGYKVVAGKNFSKTFGLPGVGRARISVTWDDVNPSVSIRVIQNESVSFDNLFLPQFCQSFANLPSGLVLVAGPSTSGRSTTVTTFAEMIAASRPCYIHTIERPIERLLKNPNGAIAQKEVGLHVKSGIAGIELAIRDGADVICFDHLESMEELNLLLQAANAGALVFAVTGGNNIHALISKLLMSVPETNRSAFACTLADQLKGVIVQHLIPVVQNQGLVLAVEAMRVTSTVANMIRRCDISQLVAAISSQKDQGVTLDDSLQKCVESGYIDGAEAWKRAYDSRRFAAYRPA; this comes from the coding sequence ATGAGAAACCAGTATATGGCGAAGGTCCTGGTCCACAACAAGGTGGTGTCGCAGGACCAGATTGATGCGCATTGGGCCGAGGCGAATGACCAGGTTGATATTGGCCTGGTGCTCGTGAGGGCCGGCCTGCTACAGCAGGCGATGTACGAGAAGGTACTTGCCTTCGTTAAAAACCTCGAGGCTAAAAATGCAGCAGCTGCTCCTGCAAGGCCCGCTGCCCAGCCGGCTGCGCCCGCTGCGGCTCCTGTAGCTCCGGCAAAGCCCGCCGTGCAGGCGAAACCCGCCGCGCCGGCTCCCGAACCGGAATCGGAGCCCGCGCTCCAGATCGAGGGCAACAACATCTATGGCGAATCCTCCTCCTCGAACATGGTTGTCGAGAAGGTTTCGGGCCTCGAGACGACAAGCATCTCGAGCATCGGCATCTCTACGGAAAGCGATGCGGAAGAGGCCGATGTTGAAAACGGCGAACTGCCTTCGCGCTTTGCGATTGTATCGGGCGAAGGCTCCGAAGTCATGGCGCCCGAGACGCTGTTGCCGACAATGAACCTGAAGAAGGTCATCGCGTTCGCCCGCAAGTTCGGGGCTACGGACATCTATCTTTTTGCCGACCGCCAGATAATGATGCGCCAGTCCGGTGCGATATTCCCGGCGACCGAGCAGGCGCTCGACAAGACGCGTGTCGCGGAACTTCTGGCAGAAGCCGCCGAGGGTTTTGCCGATGGGTACAAGGTTGTTGCGGGCAAGAATTTCAGCAAGACCTTCGGCCTTCCCGGCGTGGGCCGCGCGCGCATTTCTGTCACGTGGGACGATGTCAACCCGAGTGTCTCGATACGCGTTATCCAGAACGAGTCCGTCTCGTTTGACAATTTGTTCCTACCGCAGTTCTGCCAGTCGTTTGCGAACCTGCCGAGTGGCCTTGTGCTTGTTGCGGGCCCCTCGACGAGCGGCCGCTCTACGACCGTCACGACATTTGCCGAGATGATTGCGGCAAGCCGTCCGTGCTATATCCATACTATCGAGCGCCCTATCGAGCGCTTGCTCAAGAACCCGAACGGTGCGATTGCGCAGAAGGAAGTCGGCCTTCACGTGAAGAGCGGAATTGCGGGCATCGAACTTGCCATCCGTGACGGTGCCGACGTAATCTGCTTTGACCACCTGGAATCCATGGAAGAACTGAACCTGCTCTTGCAGGCGGCAAATGCCGGCGCGCTCGTGTTTGCGGTAACCGGCGGCAACAATATCCATGCGCTCATTTCCAAACTGCTGATGTCCGTGCCCGAGACTAACCGCAGTGCTTTTGCCTGCACGCTTGCCGACCAGCTGAAGGGCGTCATCGTGCAGCACCTGATTCCCGTGGTGCAGAACCAGGGCCTGGTGCTTGCTGTCGAGGCCATGCGCGTGACGTCGACTGTTGCGAACATGATCCGTCGTTGCGATATCTCGCAGCTGGTGGCCGCGATTAGCAGCCAGAAGGACCAGGGCGTGACACTTGACGATTCCCTGCAGAAGTGCGTGGAATCCGGTTATATCGATGGCGCGGAAGCCTGGAAGCGCGCGTACGACAGCCGTCGCTTTGCGGCATACAGGCCGGCATAA
- a CDS encoding AzlC family ABC transporter permease produces MTFSDGVKGGLPIGLGYFAVSFSFGIAGSKLLSWPLVTFISMTNLTSAGQFAGLQIMADAAGTFIEMAIATFFINLRYSLMAISLSQKVAPSFGTGKRLLLATGITDEIYALAVSQTEPVTARYFAGLMVLPYIGWSSGTLCGAICGEILPSIVTNALGVALYGMFVAIVVPQMKAHRPTLIAVLIAIACSFAFKYVPALSGVTVGFAIIICALVASLIGAAFFPVKDDEEESA; encoded by the coding sequence ATGACTTTTTCAGATGGTGTAAAAGGCGGACTGCCGATAGGGCTCGGGTACTTCGCGGTCTCGTTCTCGTTCGGCATTGCGGGCTCGAAACTTTTGAGCTGGCCGCTGGTCACGTTCATCTCGATGACGAACCTCACTTCGGCAGGGCAGTTCGCGGGCCTCCAGATTATGGCGGATGCCGCAGGTACCTTTATCGAGATGGCCATCGCGACTTTCTTTATCAACCTGCGTTATAGCCTGATGGCGATTTCCTTGTCGCAGAAGGTGGCGCCCAGTTTCGGTACGGGCAAGCGCCTGCTTCTCGCTACGGGCATCACCGACGAAATCTATGCGCTTGCGGTAAGCCAGACGGAGCCTGTCACGGCGCGCTATTTTGCGGGCCTCATGGTGCTCCCTTACATCGGGTGGTCCTCGGGTACGCTCTGCGGCGCCATCTGCGGCGAAATCCTCCCGTCCATCGTGACGAACGCCCTCGGGGTGGCGCTGTACGGCATGTTTGTCGCCATCGTCGTTCCGCAGATGAAGGCGCACCGCCCCACGCTTATCGCCGTATTGATTGCTATCGCCTGCAGTTTCGCGTTCAAGTACGTACCCGCGCTCAGCGGTGTCACCGTCGGGTTTGCGATTATCATCTGTGCGCTTGTCGCATCGCTCATCGGTGCGGCATTCTTCCCGGTGAAGGATGATGAGGAGGAATCGGCATGA
- the mltG gene encoding endolytic transglycosylase MltG, whose translation MKKIFALFFLFLAFSAAFCYFQAKNRINATSENDKIVLVEIPSGLPSSKLGSLLKEKGIWTDELAYKVWNKLKQPSIQKGWYEIPPHQTLDEIAAILGSGKTATRKVTIPEGRASWEMPAYLKKAFPNIDEKRWNDLVQDPKFARSLGVDANSLEGYLLPDTYPFAIDADEKAILRQMVEANLKLRDQLEADPRPSKWKTLGSWHKVLTLASVVEEETGIPEERPLIAGVFHNRLEIGMPLGADPTVRFIFKNLTGPIYKSQLNSNSPYNTRKFKGLMPGPISNPGRKAIEATLHPATTKALYFVAKDDGSMTHFFSNTLADHNKYKDVAAKNRGE comes from the coding sequence ATGAAGAAGATTTTCGCGCTTTTTTTCCTTTTTTTGGCCTTTTCGGCCGCTTTTTGCTATTTCCAGGCTAAAAATCGCATCAATGCGACATCCGAAAACGACAAAATTGTCCTTGTCGAGATACCCAGCGGGCTCCCTTCTTCAAAGCTCGGCAGCCTCCTGAAAGAGAAGGGTATCTGGACCGACGAACTCGCCTACAAGGTATGGAACAAGCTCAAACAGCCCTCCATCCAGAAGGGCTGGTACGAGATCCCGCCGCACCAGACCCTCGACGAAATCGCCGCAATCCTCGGCAGCGGCAAAACCGCCACCCGCAAGGTGACCATACCCGAAGGCCGGGCCTCGTGGGAAATGCCCGCCTACCTGAAAAAGGCCTTCCCCAACATCGACGAAAAGCGCTGGAACGACCTCGTCCAGGACCCGAAGTTCGCCCGCAGTTTGGGCGTCGACGCCAACTCGCTTGAAGGGTACCTGCTCCCCGACACCTATCCGTTCGCCATCGATGCCGACGAGAAGGCCATACTCAGGCAGATGGTCGAGGCCAACCTGAAACTCCGTGACCAGCTGGAGGCCGACCCGAGGCCCTCCAAGTGGAAGACCCTCGGCAGCTGGCACAAGGTGCTCACGCTCGCAAGTGTCGTCGAGGAAGAGACCGGCATCCCAGAAGAACGCCCGCTGATTGCCGGCGTGTTCCATAACAGGCTCGAGATCGGCATGCCGCTCGGAGCAGACCCGACAGTACGCTTTATCTTCAAGAACCTGACCGGCCCCATCTACAAGAGCCAGCTCAACAGCAACAGCCCCTACAACACGCGCAAGTTCAAGGGACTCATGCCCGGCCCGATATCGAACCCGGGGCGAAAGGCAATCGAGGCGACGCTCCACCCCGCCACGACGAAAGCGCTTTACTTTGTTGCAAAGGATGACGGAAGCATGACGCACTTCTTCAGCAACACGCTTGCCGACCACAACAAGTACAAGGATGTCGCCGCTAAGAATCGGGGCGAGTAA
- a CDS encoding ATPase, T2SS/T4P/T4SS family, whose translation MATEIESLLEYVMNVGGSELIVTEGAPSAVRLAGKVCAVPDAPAVEFGALREFLGSMEGDDGSMLCGPWAGVKWRVRYFREALGNAAVFRPLIAECPSFDSLGAPASVMGLQGLSSGLVVFAGPACSGKTTTASAYVKALCESRVMRVSLLDANAEIPITVGNSLVLKDSVGSVEARMSQALRSGCDLIWLGDFKGDALLPMLRAAEAGALVVCCVTAGNSAGVLDSLLSSVPAQDRDLCRTMLAAYLKSVVVQRLLPGAAEGSGAVPAWEVLFNTQNASTLIRSGEFFKLASIIAASASEGMMLMDDCLVELVKSGYVAREEAERYVSSTVRFD comes from the coding sequence ATGGCTACAGAAATAGAATCCCTTTTGGAATATGTGATGAACGTCGGTGGCAGCGAACTGATTGTCACCGAGGGAGCCCCGTCCGCTGTTCGCCTTGCCGGCAAGGTGTGTGCCGTGCCGGATGCTCCCGCTGTTGAATTTGGTGCGCTGCGTGAGTTCCTCGGCTCGATGGAGGGCGACGACGGTTCCATGCTTTGCGGCCCTTGGGCTGGCGTCAAGTGGCGCGTCCGCTATTTTCGCGAGGCGCTTGGCAATGCTGCCGTGTTCCGCCCGCTGATTGCGGAATGTCCGTCATTTGATTCCCTTGGCGCTCCCGCTTCTGTCATGGGTCTTCAGGGGCTGAGTTCCGGCCTTGTCGTCTTTGCTGGCCCCGCGTGCTCCGGCAAGACGACGACGGCGTCGGCATATGTCAAGGCCCTGTGCGAATCACGGGTTATGCGCGTGAGCCTTCTTGATGCAAATGCGGAAATCCCGATTACGGTCGGGAACAGCCTCGTGCTCAAGGATTCTGTTGGGTCGGTGGAAGCCCGCATGTCGCAGGCGCTTCGCAGTGGCTGCGACCTTATCTGGCTGGGCGATTTCAAGGGTGATGCTCTCCTCCCGATGTTGCGTGCCGCCGAGGCGGGCGCCCTGGTGGTTTGCTGCGTTACCGCGGGCAATTCTGCGGGCGTACTGGATTCTCTCCTTTCGTCTGTCCCTGCTCAGGACCGCGATCTTTGCCGCACCATGCTTGCCGCCTACCTCAAGTCGGTCGTGGTGCAGCGCCTGTTGCCTGGTGCTGCCGAAGGCAGTGGTGCCGTTCCCGCATGGGAAGTTTTGTTCAACACGCAGAATGCGTCTACGCTTATCCGTAGTGGAGAGTTCTTCAAGCTCGCGTCCATCATTGCGGCGTCGGCCTCGGAAGGCATGATGCTCATGGATGATTGCCTTGTGGAACTTGTGAAGTCCGGCTATGTGGCCCGTGAAGAAGCGGAGAGGTATGTTTCTAGTACGGTTCGCTTTGACTAG
- a CDS encoding AzlD domain-containing protein, translated as MITVHDYCLFLLVMAGVTYLLRAVPFVLLKGKIKSRFWRSFLAYVPYTVLAAMTVPAIFYSTNSMLSGACALIAAVIASLLGRGLVGVAVVACITVLGVDGIMLLL; from the coding sequence ATGATTACGGTTCATGATTATTGCCTCTTCCTTCTCGTGATGGCGGGTGTCACCTACCTGCTGCGCGCGGTGCCGTTTGTCCTTTTGAAGGGCAAGATCAAGAGCCGCTTCTGGCGTTCGTTCCTCGCGTATGTGCCCTATACGGTTCTTGCCGCGATGACGGTGCCGGCCATCTTCTATTCCACGAATAGCATGCTTTCGGGTGCGTGCGCACTCATCGCTGCGGTTATCGCGTCGCTCCTCGGGCGTGGCCTCGTGGGTGTTGCCGTAGTTGCCTGCATTACGGTGCTGGGCGTCGATGGCATCATGCTGTTGCTGTAA